Proteins found in one bacterium genomic segment:
- a CDS encoding helix-hairpin-helix domain-containing protein, whose amino-acid sequence MTLLLILLVTSTDIFETEETRDYNLIIAETDYLKAHPIDINSATIDDLMRIPYLSAGDCMRIIDLRNKTGRINSWEELASSRQVDRLTISRIKPYLTFAAKPYRLEILKSRLRWRQAVSDQHANDYYTRSQALFAGHHNLFLVSEQDAGESSFFDYWAGGLLVNDGKRRFAMGAYDLDLGSGVMLSSVGSIFQATDFRVASVERGIVPYTSAMENNAFFGAAYGDSLLVPFTLFFSDHKLDGRVDTADIAWSLDMTGDHSDSAGLARKDRIDEEIMGYDVGYAVSGLVIGHRSYVCTYTPQFATKDSLFGFYGRQFWMSGFSARYKSNNFILFSEAARANQNRLGGLFGLGSIFPHRTEFSVAGKYFPAGYYSPKGVEARDDYFGLTADIGQTSFIARLGATLNISSPASAESTSYDLKFNFEKNMTIIDSKIQLRWKTLETDRELSGAKIFVRFRPTGWLYCDVRLEEKHVYTDDDSLDRGMFISCDLGVDAERFDIKTRYGVFDTDSYGARIFAYEPDLPGVISNRILYGQGQYGILYLSVKPVKQMSVSVKCTALRKVVTNYYIGMQVDFNL is encoded by the coding sequence ATATTAATTCCGCAACGATCGATGATCTCATGAGGATACCATACTTGAGCGCCGGTGACTGCATGCGGATAATCGATCTCAGGAACAAAACGGGCAGGATAAATTCCTGGGAAGAACTGGCTTCCAGCCGGCAGGTCGACCGGCTGACGATCAGCCGCATCAAACCGTACCTTACCTTTGCGGCCAAGCCGTACCGTCTTGAGATATTGAAGTCGCGCCTGCGATGGCGCCAGGCGGTCAGCGATCAGCACGCCAATGATTATTACACGCGCAGCCAGGCGCTGTTTGCCGGTCATCATAACCTGTTCCTTGTATCCGAGCAGGACGCCGGCGAGAGCTCGTTCTTTGATTACTGGGCTGGAGGCCTGCTCGTGAATGACGGCAAACGCAGGTTCGCGATGGGAGCCTATGATCTCGACCTGGGCTCAGGCGTGATGCTGTCCTCGGTCGGTTCGATCTTCCAGGCAACTGATTTCCGGGTCGCGAGCGTTGAACGGGGCATCGTGCCGTACACATCGGCGATGGAGAACAACGCGTTTTTCGGCGCCGCTTACGGCGACTCGCTGCTGGTCCCCTTTACGCTGTTCTTTTCCGACCACAAACTCGACGGCCGGGTCGATACCGCCGACATCGCCTGGTCCCTGGATATGACCGGCGATCACAGCGACTCTGCCGGGCTCGCCAGAAAAGACCGCATCGATGAAGAAATCATGGGTTATGACGTCGGGTATGCGGTCTCCGGCCTGGTCATAGGGCACCGCTCTTACGTCTGCACTTACACCCCGCAGTTCGCGACTAAGGATTCGCTGTTTGGATTCTACGGACGGCAGTTCTGGATGTCGGGTTTCAGCGCCCGCTACAAAAGCAATAACTTCATTCTTTTTTCCGAAGCCGCGCGCGCAAACCAGAATCGCCTGGGCGGTCTGTTCGGACTGGGCAGCATATTCCCTCACCGCACGGAATTCAGCGTTGCGGGCAAGTATTTTCCGGCCGGGTATTACTCGCCGAAGGGCGTGGAAGCCCGCGATGATTATTTCGGCCTGACCGCGGACATCGGCCAGACATCGTTCATCGCCCGGCTGGGCGCGACCTTGAACATCAGCAGTCCGGCCTCTGCCGAGTCGACCAGTTACGATTTGAAGTTCAATTTCGAAAAAAACATGACCATTATCGATTCCAAAATCCAGCTGCGCTGGAAAACGCTCGAAACCGACCGCGAGCTTTCGGGTGCCAAGATCTTCGTCCGCTTCAGACCGACCGGCTGGTTATACTGCGACGTTCGCCTTGAAGAAAAACATGTTTACACCGATGATGACTCGCTGGACAGGGGGATGTTCATATCGTGCGACCTGGGTGTCGACGCGGAGCGGTTTGATATTAAAACGCGTTATGGCGTTTTTGACACGGATTCGTATGGCGCGCGGATCTTTGCCTATGAACCTGACCTGCCGGGTGTCATCAGCAACCGGATACTGTACGGTCAGGGACAGTACGGGATCCTTTATCTCTCGGTGAAGCCGGTAAAGCAAATGTCGGTAAGCGTCAAGTGCACCGCGCTTCGCAAGGTTGTAACGAACTATTACATTGGCATGCAGGTCGATTTTAATTTGTAG
- the alaS gene encoding alanine--tRNA ligase, whose translation MNSQQLRDSFLDFFKKRDHTVVPSMSLIPRDDPTVLFTIAGMVQFKPLWTGSIPLPYKRAASIQKCLRLSDLDNVGKTRRHLTFFEMLGNFSFGDYFKEEAITWAWEYLVSVLGIDTKRLLVSVLDSDDESYSIWRKKIGLSADRIFKLGDETNFWGPAGNSGPCGPCSEVYYDLGEKFSCGKKECAPGCDCDRYIEIWNLVFPQFDQTVSGERLPLKNKGVDTGMGFERLVSVLQNKDTNFQTDLFYPIIEMITGYASLVYGRDRQQDVTVNVIADHSRALTFGIGDGIIPSNEERGYVLRKLLRRALRLGRTLKIEGPFIYQLVGTVIDMFKGAYPDLTKRREEIALVVKSEEERFLDTLDKGLLQFEEISSKGKNISGADAFKLYDTYGFPLELTVEIAGERGITVEEAQFYEMLEQARNMSRIKAKFIPKGEWKVLQEGAWKFVGYETTEVETDILRYNMHGKTIDLVLKDNPFYAESGGQVGDKGMITGKDFKLDVTDTYNFQQAAVCHCVLTEGTFSVQQVRAAVDVVWRKECARAHTATHLLHAALRQVLGEHARQEGSFVEPGRFRFDFTHFKPLSDDEMDAVEKKVNEKIMADLAVEKFYTNLDEAKKLGAMALFGEKYGENVRVIRIDGFSIELCGGTHCDRTGEIGMLKITAQESAAAGIRRIEAVVGMKLYDEIQQKDKIINELKSKLKSDSDSGLIKRVINMLIESEEYLKDIDYWVSKAIAIDAERLLEKVKNEKKNYIIDRLDERYGNINLKAVADRIREKNDTLIGVLYITYKNEKTDYIVFVGDNLIKKHPANQLIKEIGKIWSGGGGGKPHLAEGGGADVKKLAAVEKYLQGLFK comes from the coding sequence ATGAATAGCCAGCAACTACGGGATAGTTTCCTTGATTTTTTTAAGAAACGCGACCATACGGTCGTGCCATCAATGTCTTTGATACCGCGCGACGATCCGACCGTGCTTTTCACTATCGCCGGAATGGTTCAGTTCAAACCGCTATGGACAGGATCTATTCCGCTGCCCTACAAACGAGCGGCGAGCATCCAGAAATGCCTGCGGCTATCTGACCTGGACAATGTAGGCAAGACGCGCCGCCACCTTACATTCTTTGAAATGCTGGGCAACTTTTCGTTCGGTGATTACTTCAAGGAGGAGGCGATCACCTGGGCGTGGGAATACCTGGTATCGGTGTTGGGGATAGACACAAAGCGCCTGCTGGTATCGGTGCTTGACAGCGACGATGAATCTTACTCCATTTGGCGTAAAAAGATCGGTTTGAGCGCCGATCGCATATTCAAGCTCGGCGATGAGACGAATTTTTGGGGTCCCGCCGGCAACTCGGGGCCATGCGGTCCCTGTTCGGAAGTTTACTATGACCTCGGTGAAAAATTCTCCTGTGGTAAGAAAGAGTGCGCGCCGGGATGCGATTGCGACCGGTATATCGAGATCTGGAATCTCGTGTTCCCGCAATTCGACCAGACCGTGTCGGGCGAACGCCTGCCCCTGAAAAATAAGGGCGTTGATACCGGGATGGGTTTTGAACGGCTGGTTTCGGTGCTGCAGAACAAAGATACGAATTTTCAGACCGACCTGTTCTACCCGATCATAGAGATGATAACCGGATACGCCAGCCTTGTCTACGGACGCGATCGCCAGCAGGATGTCACGGTAAATGTCATCGCCGACCACAGCCGTGCCCTCACTTTCGGGATCGGCGACGGTATCATACCGTCGAACGAGGAACGCGGGTACGTGCTGAGAAAACTGCTGCGCCGCGCGTTGCGACTTGGGCGCACGCTCAAGATCGAGGGGCCGTTCATCTACCAGCTGGTCGGCACGGTCATCGATATGTTCAAGGGAGCTTATCCTGACCTCACGAAGCGCCGCGAAGAGATCGCGCTGGTGGTGAAATCCGAAGAAGAGCGGTTCCTGGACACCCTGGACAAGGGACTCCTGCAGTTTGAAGAGATCAGCAGCAAGGGGAAAAATATCTCCGGCGCCGATGCGTTCAAGTTGTATGACACCTATGGCTTCCCCTTAGAATTGACCGTCGAGATCGCCGGCGAGCGCGGCATTACCGTGGAGGAAGCGCAATTTTACGAAATGCTGGAGCAGGCGCGGAACATGTCCAGGATAAAAGCGAAATTCATCCCCAAGGGTGAATGGAAGGTGCTGCAAGAAGGTGCCTGGAAATTCGTCGGTTATGAAACAACAGAAGTGGAAACGGACATCCTTCGTTACAATATGCACGGCAAGACTATCGACCTGGTGCTGAAGGATAACCCATTTTATGCCGAGTCGGGCGGCCAGGTCGGCGACAAGGGTATGATCACAGGCAAGGATTTTAAACTTGACGTGACCGATACTTATAATTTCCAGCAGGCAGCGGTCTGTCACTGCGTCCTGACCGAAGGAACGTTCTCGGTGCAGCAGGTTCGCGCCGCCGTCGATGTAGTATGGAGAAAGGAATGCGCAAGGGCGCATACGGCGACGCATCTGCTGCATGCCGCGCTGCGCCAGGTCTTGGGCGAGCATGCTCGCCAGGAAGGTTCCTTTGTGGAACCTGGCAGGTTCCGTTTTGATTTCACGCATTTCAAACCGCTGAGCGATGATGAAATGGATGCCGTCGAGAAGAAAGTTAACGAAAAAATCATGGCTGATCTGGCGGTCGAGAAATTCTACACGAACCTGGACGAAGCCAAGAAGCTGGGCGCCATGGCCCTTTTTGGCGAAAAGTACGGCGAGAACGTGCGGGTCATCCGCATCGATGGTTTTTCGATCGAGCTCTGCGGCGGCACCCATTGCGACCGCACGGGCGAGATCGGCATGCTCAAGATCACGGCACAGGAATCAGCCGCGGCGGGGATCCGCAGGATCGAGGCCGTGGTCGGGATGAAGCTGTACGATGAGATCCAGCAAAAAGATAAAATTATTAATGAATTAAAAAGCAAGTTAAAGTCTGATTCTGATTCAGGTTTGATAAAAAGAGTGATTAATATGTTAATTGAAAGTGAAGAATATCTAAAGGATATTGACTATTGGGTTTCAAAAGCAATTGCTATAGATGCTGAAAGACTTTTAGAAAAAGTAAAAAATGAAAAGAAAAATTATATAATTGATAGACTCGATGAAAGATATGGTAATATTAATTTAAAAGCTGTAGCTGATAGAATAAGAGAGAAAAATGATACTCTGATTGGTGTTTTATATATAACTTATAAAAACGAAAAAACAGATTATATTGTCTTTGTTGGTGATAATTTAATAAAAAAACATCCAGCAAACCAACTCATTAAAGAGATAGGCAAGATCTGGAGCGGCGGGGGTGGCGGGAAACCGCATCTCGCCGAGGGTGGCGGCGCGGATGTAAAAAAATTAGCTGCAGTTGAAAAATACCTTCAGGGATTATTCAAGTAA
- a CDS encoding RecX family transcriptional regulator, with the protein MKISKIEPQKKNKRRSSIFIDGEFKFGLSNDVVMKLDLHVDQELTTDEIQTIVLAQEKERIRERAFRILRFHDRSSLELKDKLVRLGFDEPLVGEIIQDLTADKTVDDERFVLEFVSDYTKLNPKGNIFIAHQLRKKGIPPEVIDKITEKRDERTLAQEFMARKLKDLDARDPKSKHKIFRRLVSRGFTPGIVYELLSGRENHE; encoded by the coding sequence TTGAAAATAAGTAAGATCGAACCGCAGAAAAAGAACAAGCGACGCTCGTCGATTTTTATCGACGGTGAGTTCAAGTTCGGCTTGAGCAATGATGTGGTCATGAAGCTTGATCTGCACGTGGACCAGGAGCTGACAACGGACGAGATCCAGACGATAGTGCTGGCGCAGGAAAAAGAACGGATCCGGGAGCGCGCTTTCCGGATACTGCGCTTTCACGATCGCTCAAGCCTTGAGCTCAAGGATAAACTGGTGCGGCTTGGATTTGATGAGCCGCTGGTCGGCGAAATCATCCAGGATCTGACCGCCGATAAAACGGTCGACGACGAGCGGTTCGTGCTGGAGTTCGTCAGTGACTACACAAAATTAAACCCGAAAGGCAATATTTTCATCGCGCACCAACTCCGGAAAAAAGGTATCCCGCCGGAAGTGATCGACAAAATCACGGAGAAACGGGATGAAAGAACTCTGGCGCAGGAATTCATGGCGCGGAAACTCAAAGATCTTGATGCCCGTGACCCCAAGAGTAAGCACAAGATATTCCGCCGCCTGGTATCCCGGGGTTTTACGCCGGGCATCGTATATGAACTGCTGAGCGGCAGAGAAAACCATGAATAG
- the recA gene encoding recombinase RecA, producing MPKEEKDKVLSMAISQIEKQFGKGSVMRLGESQSRVDVEVIPTGSLALDSALGIGGFPRGRVIEIYGPEAGGKTTLALTAVAQAQRAGGTAIFVDAEHAFDPKYAQAIGVNLDDLLISQPDTGEQALEIAEILTRSGGIDIIVIDSVAALVPKAEIAGEMGEMQVGLIARLMSQALRKLTSVISKSKTCAVFINQIRMKIGVLYGSPETTPGGLALKFHSSVRVDIRRIATIKKGETIVGSRTKVKVVKNKMAPPFREAEFDIIYGEGISRYGELVDLGVDHGFIEKSGTWFSCGEERIGQGRDAAIEFLKSNKDIAEKLEEKLRAKLFPKTKPVENK from the coding sequence ATGCCTAAGGAAGAAAAAGATAAAGTCCTTTCCATGGCGATCAGTCAGATCGAAAAGCAGTTTGGAAAGGGTTCAGTGATGCGGCTGGGCGAGAGCCAATCCAGGGTTGATGTTGAGGTTATACCGACCGGTTCGCTTGCCCTGGACAGTGCGCTGGGGATCGGTGGATTCCCACGCGGCCGTGTCATTGAGATCTACGGACCTGAGGCTGGGGGTAAAACAACGCTTGCCCTGACCGCTGTTGCCCAGGCGCAGCGCGCCGGCGGCACGGCGATATTTGTAGACGCGGAGCACGCGTTCGATCCGAAGTACGCGCAGGCGATCGGCGTCAACTTGGACGATCTTTTAATCTCGCAGCCGGATACGGGCGAGCAGGCGCTCGAGATCGCCGAGATCCTTACGCGGTCGGGCGGTATTGATATTATTGTTATTGATTCGGTCGCCGCCCTGGTGCCCAAGGCCGAGATCGCGGGCGAGATGGGCGAAATGCAGGTTGGGTTGATAGCACGGCTCATGTCCCAGGCGTTGCGTAAATTGACCAGTGTCATCAGCAAATCAAAGACTTGCGCGGTGTTCATTAACCAGATCCGCATGAAGATCGGCGTCCTATACGGTTCGCCGGAAACCACGCCGGGTGGTTTGGCGTTGAAGTTCCACTCGTCAGTTCGGGTCGATATCAGGAGGATCGCGACGATCAAGAAAGGTGAAACGATCGTCGGCTCGCGGACCAAGGTAAAAGTCGTGAAGAACAAAATGGCACCGCCGTTCCGCGAAGCTGAATTCGATATTATCTACGGTGAAGGCATTTCCAGGTATGGCGAGCTCGTGGATCTTGGCGTTGACCACGGGTTCATCGAGAAATCGGGCACCTGGTTCTCCTGCGGTGAAGAACGGATCGGCCAGGGTCGCGACGCCGCGATCGAATTTCTTAAAAGCAACAAGGATATCGCGGAAAAACTCGAAGAAAAACTTCGGGCCAAACTTTTCCCCAAGACCAAGCCAGTTGAAAATAAGTAA
- the polX gene encoding DNA polymerase/3'-5' exonuclease PolX, whose translation MKKNKELAAIFNQIADALEFKGENVFKVIAYRKTARVLEELVDDIADLHKAGTLDQLEGVGKAIAEKISEYLTTGKMKKLAEATRGIPLSLLELLNIQYIGPKTLALANKELGVKDIASMKRVIEDGSLAKLPMMGAKKTENIMKGILLYERSHERLAINVAQEVTDKVIAYLRKNTNVINISAAGSLRRWNENIGDIDILATGKDGKKIIETFTRFPETEEVVAAGDTKGEIIVEDGVQVDVRIVNERSYGAALQYFTGSKAHNVKLRGLAVDKGLKLNEYGLFKGKRRIAGENEEGIYKALGMAWIPAELREDRGEIELAMNRKLPDLVEHKDIKGDLQMHSVYSDSDATIEELVAEAQDLGYEYILITDHSRTARYANGMELDRLYKQWEEIDKLNKRLKNFTVLKGVEVDILTTGKLDYPDPVLEKLDIVVASVHQGFSKNVTERMSDAMENPNVDLIGHPTGRLISKREGYVIDIARIIEKAAETKTWLECNAYPDRLDLNDVNLKKAKESGVMISLGTDAHGVTELRWMKYGVATCRRGWLEAKNVVNTYPREKLLRLRKGE comes from the coding sequence ATGAAAAAAAACAAGGAACTAGCTGCGATCTTCAACCAGATCGCCGATGCCCTGGAATTCAAGGGCGAGAACGTCTTCAAAGTGATTGCCTACCGCAAAACCGCGCGCGTCCTTGAAGAACTGGTGGACGATATTGCCGATCTCCATAAGGCCGGAACCCTTGACCAGCTCGAGGGCGTTGGCAAAGCCATAGCCGAAAAGATATCAGAATACCTGACCACGGGCAAGATGAAAAAGCTCGCGGAAGCCACCAGGGGCATCCCGCTGTCCCTCCTGGAATTGCTGAACATCCAGTACATCGGCCCCAAAACCCTGGCTCTGGCAAATAAAGAACTGGGTGTCAAGGACATTGCCTCAATGAAACGCGTGATCGAAGACGGAAGCCTCGCCAAGCTGCCCATGATGGGCGCGAAAAAGACAGAAAACATCATGAAGGGGATCCTGCTCTACGAACGCAGCCATGAACGGCTCGCGATCAACGTCGCGCAGGAAGTGACGGATAAGGTGATCGCATACCTGAGAAAAAACACCAATGTCATCAATATTTCCGCGGCCGGGTCGCTTCGTCGTTGGAACGAGAACATTGGTGATATCGATATCCTGGCGACGGGCAAGGACGGCAAAAAGATTATTGAAACTTTTACCCGTTTCCCCGAGACCGAGGAAGTGGTGGCGGCTGGCGACACCAAAGGTGAGATCATCGTGGAAGACGGGGTTCAGGTCGATGTCCGCATCGTGAACGAACGGTCATACGGCGCGGCGCTCCAGTACTTCACCGGTTCCAAGGCACACAATGTCAAGTTGCGCGGCCTGGCCGTGGATAAAGGACTAAAGCTCAACGAATACGGCTTGTTCAAGGGTAAGCGCCGGATCGCCGGCGAAAATGAGGAAGGTATTTATAAAGCGCTCGGCATGGCGTGGATACCGGCTGAATTACGTGAAGACCGGGGTGAGATAGAACTGGCGATGAACCGGAAGCTGCCAGATCTAGTCGAGCATAAGGACATCAAGGGCGATCTGCAGATGCACTCGGTCTATTCTGATTCAGACGCGACGATCGAAGAACTCGTCGCTGAAGCCCAAGATCTGGGGTATGAATACATCCTGATCACGGACCACTCGCGTACGGCGCGCTACGCGAACGGCATGGAACTGGATCGGCTGTATAAACAATGGGAAGAGATCGACAAATTAAATAAGCGGTTAAAGAACTTTACGGTTTTGAAAGGCGTGGAAGTCGACATCCTCACCACGGGTAAGCTCGACTATCCGGATCCAGTCCTGGAAAAACTGGATATCGTGGTGGCATCGGTGCACCAGGGGTTCAGCAAGAACGTCACCGAGCGGATGAGCGATGCCATGGAAAATCCTAATGTCGACCTAATCGGTCATCCCACGGGACGGCTGATCTCCAAGCGAGAAGGCTATGTTATCGATATCGCGCGTATCATCGAAAAGGCGGCGGAAACAAAGACCTGGCTTGAATGCAACGCGTACCCGGACCGGTTGGACCTGAACGACGTGAATTTGAAAAAGGCGAAGGAGTCAGGGGTCATGATCAGCCTGGGAACGGACGCGCACGGCGTGACTGAATTGCGCTGGATGAAGTACGGCGTGGCGACGTGCCGTCGGGGATGGCTCGAGGCTAAAAACGTGGTGAACACCTATCCGCGGGAAAAGCTTTTGAGGTTAAGGAAGGGGGAATAA
- a CDS encoding zinc-dependent alcohol dehydrogenase family protein, whose amino-acid sequence MKAMVLEKQQPLESSPLKLKDVPVPEPQAGEVRIKISVCGVCRTDLHICESELPAHKMPVIPGHQIIGLIDKPGESVRKYKTGDRVGVPWLYKTCGKCKYCLMGKENLCADAMFTGYDADGGFAEYMIAPENFIYPVPQQYSDPQAAPLFCAGVIGYQAFNATGLENSGKLGLFGFGSSAHILIQVAVHKGLEVYVVSRTKSELDLAKKLGAEWTGSNIDSLKTFLDAAIVFAPSGELIVKALDKIDKGGKVVAAGIYATPLPGFDYSAIGPEKCLCSIANTTRESVRVFLKAASEFKIKIEINEYKLTDANKALMKIKHSKVSGSTVLIIG is encoded by the coding sequence ATGAAGGCGATGGTTCTAGAAAAACAACAGCCGTTGGAAAGCAGTCCGCTTAAATTAAAGGACGTACCGGTCCCTGAACCTCAGGCGGGTGAGGTCAGGATCAAGATCTCGGTCTGCGGCGTATGCCGTACCGACCTGCATATCTGCGAGAGCGAATTACCCGCGCATAAGATGCCGGTGATCCCCGGCCATCAGATCATCGGTCTTATTGACAAACCCGGTGAATCTGTTAGGAAATACAAGACGGGCGACAGGGTCGGTGTACCCTGGTTATACAAGACATGCGGAAAATGCAAATATTGCCTTATGGGAAAAGAGAATCTGTGCGCTGATGCGATGTTCACGGGGTATGACGCAGACGGCGGATTCGCAGAGTATATGATCGCTCCTGAAAATTTTATCTATCCAGTGCCCCAACAATACTCTGATCCCCAAGCTGCGCCGCTTTTCTGCGCCGGCGTGATCGGGTATCAGGCGTTCAATGCTACCGGCCTGGAGAATTCAGGCAAACTGGGGCTCTTTGGATTCGGTTCATCCGCTCATATATTGATCCAGGTCGCCGTGCATAAAGGATTGGAGGTGTACGTTGTTTCCCGGACAAAAAGCGAACTGGATCTGGCAAAGAAACTCGGTGCAGAATGGACCGGCAGTAATATTGACTCGTTGAAAACATTTTTAGACGCCGCGATCGTATTCGCGCCCAGCGGCGAACTGATCGTCAAGGCGCTGGATAAGATCGATAAGGGCGGAAAGGTCGTAGCCGCCGGTATTTACGCGACGCCTTTGCCGGGGTTTGACTATTCTGCGATCGGGCCGGAAAAATGTCTGTGTTCGATCGCGAACACGACGCGCGAGAGCGTGCGCGTCTTTTTGAAAGCAGCATCAGAGTTCAAGATCAAAATTGAAATAAATGAATATAAATTAACCGACGCGAACAAGGCGCTAATGAAAATCAAGCATTCAAAAGTCTCCGGTTCAACAGTTTTAATCATTGGTTAA
- a CDS encoding type II toxin-antitoxin system PemK/MazF family toxin, with translation MARFVKGDVVVVPFPFSDLTQAKRRPALVIASLDGDDLILSQITSRLISDKYSIFLNDSDFSEGTLKQTSNIRPNRIFTADSHIVLYKVGTIKKANLLRSLKK, from the coding sequence GTGGCAAGATTTGTAAAAGGCGATGTCGTTGTTGTACCATTTCCTTTCTCGGATCTAACGCAAGCCAAAAGACGTCCCGCATTAGTGATCGCTTCTTTGGATGGTGACGACTTGATCCTGAGTCAGATAACCAGCCGCTTAATAAGCGATAAATATTCGATTTTTCTGAATGACAGCGATTTTTCCGAAGGAACTCTTAAACAAACCAGCAACATCAGGCCCAACCGGATTTTTACAGCTGACAGCCATATTGTACTTTATAAAGTCGGAACAATAAAAAAGGCAAATTTGCTAAGGTCATTGAAAAAATAA
- a CDS encoding DUF2281 domain-containing protein, whose protein sequence is MSNKDVLLHEIEQVPDAFIAEIIDFIRFLKAKVLREKNDTAIASESSLNKDWLKPEEDKAWQDL, encoded by the coding sequence ATGAGTAACAAAGATGTTCTTTTGCACGAGATTGAACAGGTTCCCGATGCGTTCATCGCTGAAATCATTGATTTTATCAGATTTTTAAAAGCCAAGGTTCTCAGGGAGAAAAATGATACTGCCATTGCCAGCGAATCTTCGTTGAATAAAGATTGGCTGAAGCCTGAAGAGGATAAAGCGTGGCAAGATTTGTAA
- a CDS encoding DUF362 domain-containing protein, translated as MIVYIKNAIELEKTVAEIFTACVKTDLKGKKVFVKPNMLRAARPDECVITDPVLIETVVKILQKMGARCTVGDNPIPQQAGEVKVARGSGYLPASLQAFKAIGTKSRSVAIKHNKITEIMVSADILDCEFLVSLPKFKTHILTPLSVAVKNHFGLVPGGLKPYLHSICSTLEEFSELLIDIYELRPPDLIIADCLRIHDSTGRLHTPNLIIASTNGHALDYICCRMAGITIKECSTLKAAQKRGLLDPDKVKIDGPFHPLKNFSMPYRYPLKNILVGLGQRVWAGGQKRLVPVIDREKCTRCRACEQVCPMHAIGDLVINYQKCIRCYCCVEICPASAVRRRLRL; from the coding sequence TTGATAGTTTATATTAAAAACGCCATCGAACTCGAAAAGACGGTGGCCGAGATTTTCACGGCGTGCGTGAAAACCGATCTTAAAGGCAAAAAGGTTTTTGTCAAGCCGAACATGCTGCGCGCGGCGCGGCCCGATGAATGCGTCATAACTGATCCGGTGTTGATCGAAACCGTGGTCAAGATCCTGCAAAAAATGGGCGCGCGATGTACGGTGGGTGACAATCCGATACCGCAGCAGGCCGGCGAAGTGAAGGTGGCAAGAGGCAGCGGTTACTTACCCGCGAGCCTGCAAGCCTTCAAGGCCATCGGCACGAAAAGCCGCTCGGTAGCGATAAAACATAATAAGATCACCGAGATCATGGTGTCGGCAGATATCCTGGACTGTGAGTTCCTGGTCTCGCTGCCGAAATTCAAGACCCATATATTGACCCCACTCAGCGTCGCGGTTAAGAACCATTTTGGGCTCGTACCCGGCGGACTAAAACCTTATCTACACTCAATATGCTCGACCCTTGAGGAATTCAGCGAACTGCTTATTGATATCTACGAACTCAGGCCGCCTGATCTGATTATCGCGGATTGCCTGCGCATTCATGACAGCACCGGCCGTTTGCATACGCCAAACCTGATCATCGCATCCACGAATGGACATGCCCTGGACTATATCTGCTGCCGTATGGCCGGTATTACGATAAAGGAATGCTCGACCCTGAAAGCAGCGCAAAAGCGCGGGTTGTTGGATCCTGATAAGGTGAAGATCGATGGCCCTTTTCATCCTTTGAAAAATTTCTCTATGCCTTATAGATATCCGCTCAAAAATATCCTTGTAGGCTTGGGCCAGCGGGTCTGGGCGGGCGGGCAAAAGCGGCTGGTGCCGGTCATTGACAGGGAAAAGTGCACGCGATGCCGGGCGTGCGAACAGGTCTGCCCAATGCATGCGATTGGTGATCTTGTCATCAATTACCAAAAATGCATACGCTGCTATTGTTGCGTTGAGATCTGTCCGGCTTCGGCCGTGCGCAGAAGGCTACGGCTGTAA